The Sulfurimonas sp. genome includes the window ATAGTTCCTTGTCTTTTTTCATTTTTCACTTCTATATAGTTCCCTAAAGCATCTACTTGGTATTTTTTTATAAATACTAAATTTTGAGAGCCTAAACTATACTCATTCGCTCCATCATGAGCTTTTATCTTCAAATTAGCAGTCCCACTATGTGTGCTATCATAATACCCCAACAGTTGAATTGACTCTTTAGTAGCTGTTTTTTTAGTCTTCACCTCTATCAAATCCCTTTTATAAAAAGAAAACTTAAACTCATACTCTTCATCCATTTCTATCCATGGTTTGTTATGCGCTACTATCGCCTTATTTGGCAACTTATCTTTTACAAAATCACTCACATAAATAGGAACAAGATAATATTTTTTTGTTTTTTTGTTTTGAAATAAGTCCACTCTAGGCATACCATCATTTAAAGCTATTCCATGTTTGAGTTTTACATTGTTTTTAATACTACCGCCTTTTAAAACATCTACTTTTCCATTTTCTTTTTTCATGCTTAAAGTTTTATCACTATATATAGTAGCCTTATGAGCTGCCCCACCAATCTTCCTCCTTGGCATATGAGAAACAAATATATCTTCTAAACTCTCTTTTACTTTTTTATGAAACTCATCTAAAGGAGTTGTAAATCTTAAAAATTTTGATTTTTCTTCTTTTGACTTATATTTAAAACCTTCTGTTTCTTTTCTTGCAGAAACTGTAGACAATGCTTTAACCATAGACTGTGTTGAAAATGCAAGTATGATTGCATCTTCTGCATGATGCAAATGATTGTCTCTATTTTTATCTCCTACTCCCCATTTATAACGAAGTTGTGAAGTCAGCATCCCATTCATTGTAAATACATGTCGTTTCATTTTTGAGTCTTTAAACTCTACATGTGATTCTATGTAATTTTTAACAAACTTAGATATATAAGAGGTATCCACCTTATTTCTTTCTCTAAAATCTTTTGCACTACTTTCATCAAAATTAGTTTTTATCAGTCTATTTTTTTTAGCATATTTAAGATTTTTCAAACCTTCAATTCTTCCAACAAATATATCCCATTTATCTGAATCTATATACTCATAGGGAGTTTTATTTCCCTTATCTTGGTTCTCCTTTGTGAAACACAATACTTTGTTATTTAAACTATCATCAAGAGAACGACTATATGGAAGTATATGGTCAACTTCTGTAGCATACGAGTCAGCTAACATATGAGGGTTTATATAATCCCCGCTATATATACAATATCCATTTTGTTCTTCCCAAAGTCTAAACTTAAGAAGCTCTTTCGCATTTGGTTCTTTACCCAATTTATCTATAGCTTGTTCTCGTGCCTTTTCTTTTGTATCTCTAAATTCTCCCTGAGCTTTTTCTATCTTTCGTCTATCATCATGCGAGTTTTTTATATCTCTAGTAAACTCTACATGCACAGCATCTATACTTCCATATTTTCTAGCTATAGCGTTATAAACAAGACGCATCTGAGCTATTGCTCTTTTTACAACTGGATTTGTCATTTCTAGATTTTCTTGTTTAGTAAGCGGTGGTAAATGTAAAGTTTTATCCCCTTGAAAAATAGCCTTAAAATCATATTTAGCTTCCGTACAAGCCACATCATAATCAAGTCCATCTTCTAAAAATGGAATTATTTTTTTTATAGCGGTATTGCTTAGATGCCCGAACTTTGAAAAAGACAAAGAGAGTAAAGCTTCACAAGCTTTTTTACTCTCAACAATCTCTTGAAATTGTTTCCTAGATTCTTTATCATTTTTTTCAGTAGTTAAAACTGTAGCTAGCGCATCTAGTATGTCACTATCATTTTCTATCTTTTGCCAATAAAGATTATCTGATTTTTGAATAACTTTTTTTATTTTTTGATATGCAGTAAAATCGATTAATTTTTCACTTTCAGGGTCTTTTTTTGCAGTTTCTCCCGTTTTATGGTCATAATAAACTAAACCTTTAAACTTAATACTTTCATCTATACTAAAAAGTTTTCTAATCTGTTTATATGTTCTTGGTGTTGGTTTATTTTTTGCTTCATATATAGCTTGATTTACTTGTTCTTTAGAAAATAAAACTTCTTTGTCATTAGTTAATAAACGAAGATTTTTTAGTTTTTGCAAGGCTCTAAAATACTCAAATGTGTAAGAACTTTTTGATGCTCTTTTTTCATCAACTTCAAATGGACAATATGCAACCATATCAGCTACTGATTTTAAAGGTCGTTGTTCAAATGCTATATCTTTATAATTGAACCCTCTGAACAAGCCAGATGATTCTTCTTTATACTAATATTCTATCATTTTAAAAATTCTCTTTCAATTTTGAAGTGAGTTTCTGTCTTGTTTTTCTATATTTCTACTATTTATTAGCATGTTAGAACCTTATTTTGTTCCTTTTGTATCAGTTCCTAGCCCTTACCAGTGCAGGTGTCCGTCTCAGATTATAACAAGCAGCCAACATAAAAAAGTGTTGTTGATTTTTCTCTATTCCCCGATATCTGGTTTTTCTGAAGTTCATATGTTGTTTTATAAATGCGAATGGTAATTCCACGAGACATCTTATCTTTGAGAATCTTGTATTATTTCTTGATTGTTTAGGTCTTAGTTTCGATTGACCTCTTACTCGTCTTTCAACTATACCAGCAAAAATACCTTTTGCTCTTAGTGCCACTTTTCTTGCCTTTTGCATATAGCCGCTATCTGCGAATATTGCTTTATTTTCATCTTCTGTCAGCTTATCAAACTGTGTACTATCGTGTGTTGATGCAGTTGTAGCTATTACTTTTTTGATGATACCGTTTGTATCAGTTGCTATATGCATCTTTAATCCATGATGTTTACGACCTCTTTTTGAAGTATAGGTTGCATCAGAATCATGGGCTTTATTTGAAATAACTTTACCCTTGTCATCTTTTTTTCTCTTTGGTTCGCTTGAGTGGATGAGAGTAGCGTCTATAAGAGTTCCCTCATTGAGTATAAGTCTTTTAGATTCCATCATCTTTTTTACTTCTTCAAATATATCACCAAGTATCTCTTCTTTGATAAGCTTGTTTCTAAATTTACAAATAGTTGTTTCATCTGGAATAGTATCTTCATCTCTTATATCAAGAAACTTTCTGAAGCTTATACGGTCATGTATAAGCTCTTCGGTCATTGGGTCTGACAATCCATACCAGTTTTGTAAAAAAAGTGAGCCTACTAATATCTTTGATGGAATAGATGGTCTTCCTGTCTTACCTTTGTTGGGTTTGTATACATTTTTCTCTATAAGTATCTTCTCAATAGCTTCAAATGGAATAATCTCTTTCATCTCATTTAAAAACTTCATACTCTTCTTACCACCTTGGTATTTCATGGCATGGTCAAAAAAACTTAGTTGCATATTTATCCCTCAAACTTGGCTTCTTAGTATATTTATTTTAGCTAATTATTGGTTTGAGGGAGGTTAAGTTAAATTGCTTGATTGTTCAGAGGGTTCAATTATGTAAAAGTTCATCGCTTACTAACTTACTTCCAAATTCTTGTTGCTTTGAGAAGATAATATTAATCTCATCTATAAGCATTGCTCTTGATACAGAATTTTCATAATTTAATTTGCCTTCAGTATCTTTACCATTTCGTTTTTTAACTTTTGTTGATATATATTCACCTACTGTCAAATATTTTGAATTTTCTAAAATATCTTTGTTATGACCTATTCCTGATAAAACAGCTTTTCCTTCATTATCGCTAGGCTCTTCACTTTTACGATTTGAAAAATATCCTCTATGCTTTGCAAGATGTATCATAATTCGAGAAAGTTCTTTTACATCTAGCTCTCTGTAAAGGGCATCTCTTCTTAAATCCCAAACATCTTTTTGACCTTTATTTCCAATGAAAAGATTATCTATTTCATTTTGAGTAATTATTTTACGTTTTAGGAGTAGTCTTTTGATAGCTCGAAGTTTTTGAGCCTTTCTTTTTATAGTCCGCCTTGCACCTCTAGCTTCACGCCTTGGAAGTGCTAAAGATTTTCCATCTTTTGGGTGCTCCGCAATAGTAAATATGCGCACACCGCTATCAATGATTTCATTTTTATCTGGATTTTCATCATTTGTATTAACTAAAGCCCAACCAATAGAAGTTATTCCTAAATCCAATCCTAAAATTACTTTTTCCATTTCAACCACCTTTAATTAAAACAATTATATCATAACAGTAATAGTTTATCCGAGTGAGAAACGAGTGGGCTATAATAAAGAGGTTGCGGTTCCCTCTGCAAGGCTGTCTTAGACTTAACTGAACACTGTTCATCCTATCAAAATGCCGTACTTCTTATGCAACTTCCCTATATATATTTTATTTTAATGTCAATCTGTCATATTTTTCAGTTTATGTGATTTTTTTGTGTAAGATTATAATGTTCCCAGCAATTTCTTGCTGGGACAGATTCAACATAAGGCTAACCTTATCAAAAGGTTTAGACTAAAGTTGGCTTTTAGAATCTGGAAATTCAAAGTCAGCTTTAAGATTAGAAGAGTTTAACTCTTCTAATCACTTATGTTGAAATCATAACATAAATGGAAAAATGAAAATACATATAGATATAGACTGCTTTTTTGTAAGTGCTTCTCGTATAAAAGATTCTTCACTGGAAAATAAAGCAGTTGCTATTGGTGGAAGAAGTGATACTAAGATTTTTAATAGTGAGGCGAAAAAACAAACCGTAAGTTTTGAGAATTCAGGAAGTTTTGTTCCTACATTTTACAAGGCTTATGAAGAAAGTGATGACGACCTAGATGCATTTAAAGATGCAAATGGAAAAGTCAGAGGTATACTTACAACATCTTCTTATGAAGCAAGAGCCTTTGGTGTTAAAACTGCTATGAGCATAAGAGAAGCTTTAGGACTTTGCCCTCATCTAATCATAAAAGCACCAAATATGTCTTTATATCAAGAACTATCACATCAGTTACATGAGTTTTTAGCATCTAAGATTCCTATTATCGAACAAGCCAGTATTGATGAGTTTTATGGTGATTTAAGTGGTTGGATAGAAGATGATGACATTGAGCAGTTTATAGACAACCTTAAACATGAAATAAAAAAAGTCTTAAAACTTCCAGTTTCTATCGGAGCAGCAAACACTCGCTATATTGCTAAACTTGCAACTACTGCAGCTAAACCTTTTGGCTGTAAAACTATTTACAAAGATGAACTTGATAGTTTCATACAAAACATACCAGTTGGAGAATTTGCAGGCATTGGAAAGAGTATGAAAGCACGACTTAAGTCGGTACAGATTCATACACTCGGTGAGTTAAAACAAAGAAGAGGAACTTTAGAGTCATGGAGTCCTTATGCAAAAGAGCTATATAAAAGAGTTAGTGGACTTACAGATGCCCCCATTCAGACTACACACAGAAGAAAATCCATAGGAATATCAAGAACTTTTGACCCACTCTATGATAGAGAAGAATTAAAAAGAAGAGTTCATGTACTCTCTCGGCATCTAAACTTTGCTATATTAAAATTAAAAGTTATTCCTACTATTTTTCATCTTAGTATCGCTTATGAAATGAATCAAAAATCTCATATTAACTTATCTCTTAGTGAAATTTTTACAGAAAAAAAGTTTGACTCTTTGTGTATAAAACTTTTTAATAAAGCAGACAATCAAAGGCGACTTCGTGTTATTAGGCTTAGTATCAACTGTTCAAGTTTTACAAGGGACTCCAAAAAAGAGTTATCTCTCATAGGTTTTTATGATGAGCAAAAGATGAAAAAACTAACAGATTCTACTCACGAACTAAGAGAAAAGTATGGTATAGATGCCATAAAATGGGGAAGTGAGTTTTAACAAAAAGATAATTATTTTATGTTAAACTTATACCAATGACAAACTCAAAACTTTTAGAACAATTTCGTTCCTTTTATTTTAGAAATTTTCCTGATGATATGGAAACTCAAATCAACTATTTTTCCATATTTGGTGGTCTTGGTTGGGATGTTGACACTTCAAAACCACTAACACAACTCATAGAAGAACTCATACTTCAAAATTTTGATACTTTAAATGAAAAGATAGAACAACTAACACTAAATGAGCCAAATAATAAAAGACTTCTCAGTGCTTTAGCAGTTGGAGATAGAAAAATATTTTCTGCCTTTAAAAGAGCAGGTTTGAACAATGGAAATGGTGGGGGAGCATTAAATTACCTACAAGAAAAAGGCATAGTTCAGATTGAGTATTCAAGAGAATCAGAAGCTAATAAAATCTCTAAACATAGAATCTCTCATAAAGTTCTCTTCACTTACCCATTTATAAGATTTTGGTTTTACTTTATATACCCGCATATAAGAGAAATTAAAGAAAAAAACTACAACAAACTTTTTAAAAGTATTCAAAATAAACAAAATAGCTACACAAGTTTAGTATTTGAGGAGTTATCAGAAGTTTTACTAAACTACAACTTACGAGATGCTCAAATCATAAGCTCTGGAAGTTATTGGGATGCAAATATGGAGATAGATATACTTACAGTAACAGACAAAATGGAAATTTATGTAGCTGAATGTAAGTGGACAAATCATAGAGTCAATAAAAGTGAACTTCATAAACTAGAAGAAAAATGTTTAAAATTAGGAATAAAGCCCTTTCAGATAATTTTATTTTCTAAAAGAGGTTTTTCTAATGAATTAAAAAGTATGCAAAGTAAAGATTTAGCACTTTACTCTTCTGATAACTTTGAAGCACTTTTAAAAAATGCTTTAAACTCAACTCTTATAAAAAGTTTTATTAACTAACAATCCTAAGTGCGCTATATGCTTCTTGAAGTAGTTGAAACTTTTGAGTATAGTGACTTATCATGTTTGGATGCTCATGTACAATCTTATCAGGATGGTAAACTTTCACAAGTTTTTTATAACTCTTTTTAAGTGCATCTTGAGAAGCTCCAACAGGACACTCTAAAACTGTGTAAAGGCGAATATTTTTATCTTCATCTTCAGCCTTACATAAATCTCCAAAACTAAATGAAGCGAAATCACTATAAAGTTTTGACATAAAATGATTATCGTAAGTATATTGAATCTGATAATGCAAGATATGTCTTTTGTTTAAAGCTCTCTCTAGTCTTGCTTTTGCCTTGTAGTCACTAACATCTACAACTAAGGAAGAGTCTGTTCCTCTTTCTACATAAACTTCTAACTGTGAACGAAGATAATTAATAACCCATGAGTTTGGAGCATCTAGAGAAATTAAAACAGTATCTTTGTCATAAGCATAAAGATTGACCTTGACAGTTTGTGGTTCTTCTAGTTTTTCTAACTCTATTTTTATAGGTTGAGTACCATACTTTAACATTGAACGCAGAAAAAACTGATGGTTAAATTGATGTTTAGCAGCATGATGTTGTGAAAGTTGTGTTAAAAATTCTTCTCGTATTTGTGTAAGTGTTTCATTTCTAAATACTAAAACTGCCTTTGGTAAAAAAAGCATTCCTCTTGCATGATGATTTAAAAATTCTTTCATCCATCTAGTATTTAAAGTATCAAATCCCGTTGTGATAAGAATAAGATTATTGCGAAGTACAATTTCCATAGCCCTACCTTTTTTTATATATTTTCATGTCTTAAAGCAAAAATAGTTCCCACATATGTAGTTTAACATATATTTTTATATTTAGAAGGTTCTCTATCTCTTAAAAGTCCCCAATACTCTCTTTGTTTCTTTATCTCTTTTAAGTCAAATTCCCCATAAACTATCTCTTCTTTATCTTTAGATGCCTCTGAAATTATCGCACCTGTATAGTCTGTTATGAATGAAGAACCATAAAAAGTCAAAGAACAACTCTCTCCCTGTTCAAATCCTATGCGATTTGCAACTACTACGGGAACTGTATTTGTTGCTGCATGTCCCATCTGAACTCTTTGCCAATGCTCTTTTGAGTCAATTTTGATTTCAGGTTCACTTCCAATAGCAGACGGATAAAAAATAATCTCAGCACCATCTAAAGTCAAGGCTCTTGCAGTTTCACAAAACCACTGATCCCAGCAGATGCCAACACCAATTTTTGCATAAGCAGTATCATAAACTTTAAAGCCTGTATCTCCTGCTTTAAAGTAAAACTTCTCTTCATATCCTGCCCCATCTGGTATATGAGTTTTACGGTAGTTATCCATAACTTCTCCACTAGCATCTATGACTACTAAAGAGTTAAAATAGTTGTTTTCACTTTTTTCAAAATAACTTACTAATATAACCACTTTTAATTCTTTTGCTAAGTGAGAGAAGCGTTTGACTAGGGAATTATTTTTTAGAGTAGAAG containing:
- the cas9 gene encoding type II CRISPR RNA-guided endonuclease Cas9 (Cas9, originally named Csn1, is the large, multifunctional signature protein of type II CRISPR/Cas systems. It is well known even to general audiences because its RNA-guided endonuclease activity has made it a popular tool for custom editing of eukaryotic genomes.); the encoded protein is MFRGFNYKDIAFEQRPLKSVADMVAYCPFEVDEKRASKSSYTFEYFRALQKLKNLRLLTNDKEVLFSKEQVNQAIYEAKNKPTPRTYKQIRKLFSIDESIKFKGLVYYDHKTGETAKKDPESEKLIDFTAYQKIKKVIQKSDNLYWQKIENDSDILDALATVLTTEKNDKESRKQFQEIVESKKACEALLSLSFSKFGHLSNTAIKKIIPFLEDGLDYDVACTEAKYDFKAIFQGDKTLHLPPLTKQENLEMTNPVVKRAIAQMRLVYNAIARKYGSIDAVHVEFTRDIKNSHDDRRKIEKAQGEFRDTKEKAREQAIDKLGKEPNAKELLKFRLWEEQNGYCIYSGDYINPHMLADSYATEVDHILPYSRSLDDSLNNKVLCFTKENQDKGNKTPYEYIDSDKWDIFVGRIEGLKNLKYAKKNRLIKTNFDESSAKDFRERNKVDTSYISKFVKNYIESHVEFKDSKMKRHVFTMNGMLTSQLRYKWGVGDKNRDNHLHHAEDAIILAFSTQSMVKALSTVSARKETEGFKYKSKEEKSKFLRFTTPLDEFHKKVKESLEDIFVSHMPRRKIGGAAHKATIYSDKTLSMKKENGKVDVLKGGSIKNNVKLKHGIALNDGMPRVDLFQNKKTKKYYLVPIYVSDFVKDKLPNKAIVAHNKPWIEMDEEYEFKFSFYKRDLIEVKTKKTATKESIQLLGYYDSTHSGTANLKIKAHDGANEYSLGSQNLVFIKKYQVDALGNYIEVKNEKRQGTIKEGRLKRKK
- a CDS encoding IS5 family transposase, with amino-acid sequence MQLSFFDHAMKYQGGKKSMKFLNEMKEIIPFEAIEKILIEKNVYKPNKGKTGRPSIPSKILVGSLFLQNWYGLSDPMTEELIHDRISFRKFLDIRDEDTIPDETTICKFRNKLIKEEILGDIFEEVKKMMESKRLILNEGTLIDATLIHSSEPKRKKDDKGKVISNKAHDSDATYTSKRGRKHHGLKMHIATDTNGIIKKVIATTASTHDSTQFDKLTEDENKAIFADSGYMQKARKVALRAKGIFAGIVERRVRGQSKLRPKQSRNNTRFSKIRCLVELPFAFIKQHMNFRKTRYRGIEKNQQHFFMLAACYNLRRTPALVRARN
- the aguB gene encoding N-carbamoylputrescine amidase, with translation MLKVSAIQMGMCDDEKANVLKAETFVRTSCENGAKIILLPELFSSLYFCKDMDEKYFSLASTLKNNSLVKRFSHLAKELKVVILVSYFEKSENNYFNSLVVIDASGEVMDNYRKTHIPDGAGYEEKFYFKAGDTGFKVYDTAYAKIGVGICWDQWFCETARALTLDGAEIIFYPSAIGSEPEIKIDSKEHWQRVQMGHAATNTVPVVVANRIGFEQGESCSLTFYGSSFITDYTGAIISEASKDKEEIVYGEFDLKEIKKQREYWGLLRDREPSKYKNIC
- a CDS encoding DUF234 domain-containing protein, which encodes MTNSKLLEQFRSFYFRNFPDDMETQINYFSIFGGLGWDVDTSKPLTQLIEELILQNFDTLNEKIEQLTLNEPNNKRLLSALAVGDRKIFSAFKRAGLNNGNGGGALNYLQEKGIVQIEYSRESEANKISKHRISHKVLFTYPFIRFWFYFIYPHIREIKEKNYNKLFKSIQNKQNSYTSLVFEELSEVLLNYNLRDAQIISSGSYWDANMEIDILTVTDKMEIYVAECKWTNHRVNKSELHKLEEKCLKLGIKPFQIILFSKRGFSNELKSMQSKDLALYSSDNFEALLKNALNSTLIKSFIN
- the cas9 gene encoding type II CRISPR RNA-guided endonuclease Cas9 (Cas9, originally named Csn1, is the large, multifunctional signature protein of type II CRISPR/Cas systems. It is well known even to general audiences because its RNA-guided endonuclease activity has made it a popular tool for custom editing of eukaryotic genomes.), coding for MEKVILGLDLGITSIGWALVNTNDENPDKNEIIDSGVRIFTIAEHPKDGKSLALPRREARGARRTIKRKAQKLRAIKRLLLKRKIITQNEIDNLFIGNKGQKDVWDLRRDALYRELDVKELSRIMIHLAKHRGYFSNRKSEEPSDNEGKAVLSGIGHNKDILENSKYLTVGEYISTKVKKRNGKDTEGKLNYENSVSRAMLIDEINIIFSKQQEFGSKLVSDELLHN
- a CDS encoding J domain-containing protein; this encodes MEIVLRNNLILITTGFDTLNTRWMKEFLNHHARGMLFLPKAVLVFRNETLTQIREEFLTQLSQHHAAKHQFNHQFFLRSMLKYGTQPIKIELEKLEEPQTVKVNLYAYDKDTVLISLDAPNSWVINYLRSQLEVYVERGTDSSLVVDVSDYKAKARLERALNKRHILHYQIQYTYDNHFMSKLYSDFASFSFGDLCKAEDEDKNIRLYTVLECPVGASQDALKKSYKKLVKVYHPDKIVHEHPNMISHYTQKFQLLQEAYSALRIVS
- a CDS encoding DNA polymerase IV, yielding MKIHIDIDCFFVSASRIKDSSLENKAVAIGGRSDTKIFNSEAKKQTVSFENSGSFVPTFYKAYEESDDDLDAFKDANGKVRGILTTSSYEARAFGVKTAMSIREALGLCPHLIIKAPNMSLYQELSHQLHEFLASKIPIIEQASIDEFYGDLSGWIEDDDIEQFIDNLKHEIKKVLKLPVSIGAANTRYIAKLATTAAKPFGCKTIYKDELDSFIQNIPVGEFAGIGKSMKARLKSVQIHTLGELKQRRGTLESWSPYAKELYKRVSGLTDAPIQTTHRRKSIGISRTFDPLYDREELKRRVHVLSRHLNFAILKLKVIPTIFHLSIAYEMNQKSHINLSLSEIFTEKKFDSLCIKLFNKADNQRRLRVIRLSINCSSFTRDSKKELSLIGFYDEQKMKKLTDSTHELREKYGIDAIKWGSEF